The proteins below come from a single Hyphomicrobium denitrificans ATCC 51888 genomic window:
- the aceE gene encoding pyruvate dehydrogenase (acetyl-transferring), homodimeric type: protein MGKSEQKSLKPDDDEIRDWTESIASVIAFEGTGRADDILKEVVERARRSGAALPFASSTAYINTIPSRDEIKHPGDRELEHRIVAAIRWNAAAMVVRANAESTELGGHIASYQSAATLYETGFMHFWRAPTDDHGGDLIMFQGHSSPGIYARAFLEGRLTEDQLVHFRREVGGRGLSSYPHPWLMPDFWQFPTVSMGLGPLMAIYQARFLKYLDDRGLAKTDERKVWVFCGDGEMDEPESLGAISLAGREKLDNLIFVINCNLQRLDGPVRGNGKIIQELERNFRGAGWNVIKVIWGSQWDELLLRDKSGKLRKLMEECVDGEYQVFKSRDGAYIRENFFGRYPETAALVADWSDDKIWRLTRGGHDPSKVYSAYHSAVRHKGRPTCVLAKTVKGYGMGNAGEATMLAHQSKKMDVDALKHFRSRFKVPIDESEIEKLPFIRFPEGSAENDYLHKTRKALGGFLPTRRRKSHSLSVPALSTFEMQLKGSEGREISTTMAFVRILTTLMRDKELGRRIVPIVPDESRTFGMEGMFRQFGIFSQVGQLYRPQDADQLMFYKEDKTGQMLQEGINEAGAMASWIAAATSYSTSNVPMVPFYIFYSMFGFQRVGDLAWAAGDERCRGFLLGGTSGRTTLNGEGLQHEDGHSHILSATVPNCVSYDPTFGYEVAVIIQNGLQRMLADQEDVFFYLTLLNENYEHPAMPDGVEGSIIKGMYLFKAAPENTTRHKVQLMGSGAILREAIAAADLLRDDWNVEADVWSVTSFTELAREAYDAERWNLLHPEETPRVPYVSQKISECGDGPVIASTDYMKLYANQIRSFVPNRYRVLGTDGFGRSDYRRTLRAFFEIDRHFIAVAALKSLADENKIPSIKVTEALRKYQIDPDKPNPARS, encoded by the coding sequence ATGGGCAAGAGCGAGCAGAAATCTCTCAAGCCTGACGATGACGAAATACGCGATTGGACGGAGTCCATTGCGTCGGTCATCGCGTTCGAAGGCACGGGGCGTGCGGATGATATTCTGAAGGAAGTCGTCGAGCGCGCCCGGCGGAGTGGCGCCGCGCTGCCGTTCGCGTCGAGCACGGCCTACATCAACACCATTCCGTCCCGCGACGAGATCAAGCATCCGGGTGATCGGGAACTCGAGCACCGCATTGTGGCGGCGATCCGCTGGAACGCGGCAGCGATGGTGGTTCGCGCCAACGCCGAGTCGACGGAGCTTGGCGGCCATATCGCGAGCTATCAGTCCGCGGCGACGCTCTATGAAACCGGCTTTATGCATTTCTGGCGTGCGCCGACGGACGATCACGGCGGCGACCTGATTATGTTTCAGGGGCATTCGTCGCCCGGAATTTACGCCCGTGCGTTTCTCGAAGGGCGACTGACCGAAGATCAGCTCGTTCATTTTCGTCGCGAGGTCGGCGGGCGCGGATTGTCGTCCTATCCGCATCCGTGGCTGATGCCTGACTTCTGGCAGTTTCCGACCGTCTCGATGGGCCTCGGTCCGTTGATGGCGATCTATCAGGCGCGCTTTCTGAAATATCTTGACGATCGTGGTCTCGCGAAAACGGATGAGCGGAAAGTCTGGGTATTCTGCGGCGACGGCGAGATGGACGAGCCGGAAAGCCTCGGCGCGATTTCTCTCGCAGGCCGGGAGAAGCTCGACAACCTCATCTTCGTCATCAATTGCAATCTGCAGCGGCTCGACGGTCCCGTTCGCGGCAACGGTAAAATCATCCAGGAACTGGAGCGCAATTTCCGCGGCGCCGGGTGGAACGTCATCAAAGTCATCTGGGGATCGCAATGGGACGAACTTCTGTTGCGCGACAAGAGCGGCAAGCTCCGGAAATTGATGGAAGAGTGCGTCGACGGCGAATATCAGGTCTTCAAATCCCGTGACGGCGCTTACATCCGCGAGAACTTTTTCGGCCGGTATCCGGAGACGGCGGCGCTCGTTGCCGATTGGTCGGATGATAAAATCTGGCGGCTCACGCGCGGCGGCCATGATCCGTCGAAAGTTTATTCGGCTTATCATTCCGCCGTTCGGCACAAGGGACGGCCAACGTGCGTGCTCGCGAAAACCGTCAAGGGTTACGGCATGGGCAACGCGGGCGAAGCGACGATGCTCGCGCACCAGTCCAAGAAAATGGACGTTGATGCGCTGAAGCATTTTCGCAGTCGCTTCAAGGTTCCGATTGACGAAAGCGAGATCGAGAAACTGCCGTTCATCCGTTTTCCGGAAGGCTCGGCCGAGAACGATTATCTGCACAAGACGCGCAAGGCGCTCGGCGGGTTTTTACCGACCCGCAGGCGAAAATCGCATTCGCTTTCCGTGCCGGCGTTGTCAACTTTCGAGATGCAACTCAAGGGCTCAGAAGGGCGCGAGATTTCGACGACGATGGCGTTCGTGCGCATCCTGACGACGCTGATGCGCGACAAGGAACTCGGCCGCCGCATCGTACCGATCGTGCCGGACGAAAGCCGCACGTTCGGCATGGAAGGCATGTTCCGGCAGTTCGGCATCTTCAGTCAGGTCGGGCAGCTTTATCGTCCGCAGGATGCGGATCAGCTGATGTTCTACAAAGAAGACAAGACCGGGCAGATGCTGCAGGAGGGCATCAACGAGGCGGGTGCGATGGCGTCTTGGATCGCCGCCGCAACGAGCTATTCGACCTCGAACGTGCCGATGGTTCCCTTCTATATTTTCTATTCGATGTTCGGCTTTCAGCGCGTGGGCGATCTCGCGTGGGCCGCGGGCGACGAGCGCTGTCGCGGATTTCTGCTCGGCGGCACGTCGGGGCGCACGACGCTCAATGGCGAGGGTTTGCAGCACGAGGACGGTCACAGCCATATTCTGTCGGCGACAGTGCCGAACTGCGTCTCCTACGATCCGACGTTCGGCTACGAAGTCGCCGTCATCATTCAGAACGGCCTGCAACGCATGCTCGCGGATCAGGAGGACGTGTTCTTCTATCTGACGCTGCTCAACGAGAATTACGAGCATCCGGCGATGCCCGACGGTGTCGAGGGCAGCATCATCAAGGGGATGTACCTGTTCAAGGCTGCGCCGGAAAATACCACTCGTCACAAGGTTCAGCTGATGGGCTCCGGGGCGATCCTGCGCGAGGCGATCGCGGCGGCCGATCTTCTGCGTGACGATTGGAATGTCGAGGCCGATGTCTGGAGCGTCACGAGTTTTACCGAGCTTGCGCGCGAAGCTTACGACGCCGAACGCTGGAACCTGCTGCATCCGGAAGAGACGCCGCGCGTTCCTTACGTGTCGCAAAAGATCTCCGAGTGCGGCGACGGGCCGGTCATCGCGTCGACCGATTACATGAAGCTTTACGCCAATCAGATCCGGTCGTTCGTGCCGAACCGCTATCGCGTGCTTGGAACCGACGGCTTCGGCCGCTCAGACTATCGGCGGACGCTGCGCGCATTCTTCGAGATCGACCGGCATTTCATTGCAGTTGCGGCACTCAAGTCGCTTGCCGATGAAAACAAAATTCCATCGATCAAGGTGACTGAAGCGTTACGCAAGTATCAGATCGATCCCGACAAGCCGAACCCGGCCCGCAGCTGA
- a CDS encoding GNAT family N-acetyltransferase → MSGGAGKSMAKPVIPSELLVDDAVHLTPIGADDLEMMRAWRNRDDIRIWFNDGRLIEAAQQQAWYRAYIENPSDVMFIVRRAADELPVGTIAIYQIDLDAKRAAVGRLIIAEGRGGGLGYAALFRACLAAFEGLGIETLESEVKSGNDAALRINRAVGFRPSGDASDEPIRMQLRLEFVLPRNRV, encoded by the coding sequence ATGAGCGGAGGCGCCGGAAAGAGCATGGCGAAGCCGGTCATACCGTCGGAGCTTCTTGTTGACGACGCCGTTCATCTGACGCCGATCGGTGCCGATGACCTCGAAATGATGCGGGCGTGGCGCAATCGCGACGACATCCGGATCTGGTTCAATGACGGACGATTGATCGAGGCGGCGCAGCAGCAAGCCTGGTATCGCGCTTACATCGAAAATCCGTCCGACGTGATGTTCATCGTCCGGCGCGCGGCCGACGAGCTGCCTGTCGGCACCATCGCAATTTATCAAATCGATCTCGACGCAAAGCGAGCGGCGGTTGGGCGCTTGATCATCGCGGAGGGCAGGGGCGGAGGCCTCGGATACGCCGCGCTGTTCCGCGCGTGCCTTGCGGCATTCGAAGGGTTGGGCATCGAGACGCTGGAAAGCGAGGTCAAGTCAGGAAACGATGCGGCGCTGCGCATAAATCGTGCCGTCGGTTTCCGGCCCAGCGGGGACGCGTCGGATGAGCCGATCAGAATGCAGCTTAGGCTGGAATTTGTCCTGCCGCGCAACCGGGTTTAG
- the lpdA gene encoding dihydrolipoyl dehydrogenase has translation MSAESTREPDHTCDVVVLGAGPGGYSAAFRAADLGARVILVDRWPVLGGVCLNVGCIPSKALLHTAFIIDAARGLAAHGVAFANPEIDLKKLAAHKDAVVKKLTNGLAAMAKARKVTVLQGTGTFSDPHHLVVTAADNREALVRFDKAIIAAGSEAVTLPFLPIDPRIVDSTGALELRQIPKRMLVIGGGIIGLEMATVYSTLGARIDVAEALDGLMLGADRDLVSVWQKTNARRFDRVMTQTKVVAADAKADGIHVRFEGKNAPEAMVAYDLVLVAVGRKPNGKLIDADKAGVGVAVTERGFISVDKQMRTNVEHIFAIGDVAGEPMLAHKAVHEGHVAAENAAGKPSFFDARQIPSVAYTDPEIAWSGVTETEAKRQGISYRKAVFPWAASGRAIANGRDDGLTKLLFDAETQRIIGGGIVGIEAGNLISEICLAIEMGADAIDVGKTIHPHPTLSESVGMAAEVFEGVCTDLPPQKRA, from the coding sequence ATGAGCGCAGAAAGCACGCGGGAGCCGGACCACACCTGCGATGTCGTCGTGCTCGGTGCGGGGCCGGGAGGCTATTCCGCAGCGTTTCGTGCGGCCGATCTTGGCGCGCGCGTGATCCTTGTCGACCGCTGGCCTGTGCTTGGCGGCGTTTGCCTGAATGTCGGCTGCATTCCTTCCAAGGCGTTGCTGCATACGGCTTTTATTATCGACGCGGCGCGCGGCCTGGCGGCACACGGCGTGGCGTTCGCAAATCCTGAGATCGATCTCAAAAAGCTCGCCGCGCACAAAGATGCCGTCGTCAAGAAGCTGACGAACGGACTCGCGGCGATGGCCAAGGCGCGGAAGGTCACTGTTCTGCAAGGAACGGGGACGTTTTCCGATCCTCATCATCTTGTCGTTACGGCTGCAGACAATCGCGAAGCGCTTGTGCGGTTTGACAAGGCGATCATCGCGGCGGGCTCGGAAGCGGTCACATTGCCGTTCCTGCCCATCGATCCGCGCATCGTCGACTCGACCGGTGCGCTGGAGTTGCGACAGATCCCGAAGCGGATGCTCGTGATCGGCGGCGGCATCATCGGGCTTGAAATGGCGACCGTCTATTCGACGCTCGGCGCACGCATCGACGTCGCCGAAGCGCTGGACGGGCTGATGCTCGGTGCCGATCGCGATCTTGTTTCAGTATGGCAGAAAACGAATGCGCGGCGCTTCGATCGTGTGATGACGCAAACAAAGGTCGTTGCGGCCGATGCCAAGGCGGACGGCATTCATGTCCGCTTTGAGGGCAAGAATGCGCCGGAAGCAATGGTCGCCTATGATCTGGTTCTTGTCGCGGTCGGGCGAAAGCCGAATGGCAAGTTGATCGACGCGGACAAAGCGGGCGTGGGCGTCGCCGTCACCGAGCGCGGTTTCATTTCCGTCGACAAGCAGATGCGGACGAACGTCGAACACATCTTCGCAATCGGTGACGTCGCGGGCGAACCGATGCTTGCGCACAAAGCTGTTCACGAGGGGCATGTCGCGGCGGAGAACGCCGCCGGAAAGCCGAGCTTTTTCGATGCGCGTCAGATTCCGTCCGTCGCCTACACGGATCCTGAAATCGCGTGGTCGGGCGTCACCGAGACCGAGGCGAAGCGTCAGGGCATCTCCTATCGCAAAGCCGTGTTCCCTTGGGCGGCATCCGGACGTGCCATCGCCAACGGACGGGACGACGGTCTGACGAAACTTCTATTCGACGCCGAGACGCAGCGTATCATTGGCGGCGGCATCGTGGGGATCGAAGCGGGAAATCTGATTTCGGAAATTTGTCTCGCGATCGAGATGGGCGCCGATGCGATCGATGTCGGCAAGACGATCCATCCGCATCCGACGCTTTCGGAAAGCGTCGGAATGGCCGCCGAGGTTTTCGAAGGCGTTTGCACCGATCTGCCGCCGCAAAAGCGGGCGTAG
- a CDS encoding DegT/DnrJ/EryC1/StrS family aminotransferase: protein MAIQLFVPTFDVEACLGEIRECLEKGWTGAGFKTIAFEEAWKSYSDLPHAHFLNSATSGLHLALDIYKEQHGWSDGDEVITTPITFVSTNHAILHANLKPVFADVDAHLCLDPDDVERKITPHTRAVVFVGLGGNTGQLSRIAEICTRHKLVLVLDAAHMAGTKLNGETPRGDVTVYSFQAVKNLPTADAGMICFADEDFDALARRKSWLGINKDTYARAADASAYKWQYEVESVGYKYHGNSIMAAIGLAQLPHLDAHNARRREIAALYDKGFAGRAEIATVPTAAGCFSSRHLYQILIDDREKLIADLNARGINTGVHYRNNLDYPMFADQHAACPKAARQSQHVLSLPLHPQLSDGDVSRVVEAVCTCVETRLERAL, encoded by the coding sequence ATGGCGATCCAGCTGTTCGTCCCGACGTTCGATGTCGAGGCTTGCCTCGGCGAGATTCGCGAATGTCTGGAAAAAGGATGGACCGGCGCCGGCTTCAAGACGATCGCGTTCGAAGAGGCTTGGAAGAGCTATAGCGACCTTCCGCATGCCCATTTTCTCAATTCGGCGACGAGCGGCCTGCATCTGGCGCTCGACATCTACAAGGAGCAGCACGGCTGGTCGGACGGCGATGAGGTTATCACCACGCCGATCACGTTCGTCTCGACTAACCACGCGATTTTGCATGCGAACCTGAAGCCGGTGTTCGCCGATGTTGACGCGCACCTGTGTCTTGATCCGGATGACGTCGAGCGCAAGATCACGCCGCATACGCGCGCCGTCGTTTTCGTCGGGCTTGGCGGCAATACGGGCCAGCTCTCGCGGATCGCGGAAATTTGCACGCGGCATAAGCTCGTCCTCGTGCTCGACGCGGCGCACATGGCGGGGACGAAGCTCAACGGCGAGACGCCGCGCGGAGACGTGACGGTCTATTCGTTCCAGGCGGTCAAGAATTTGCCGACAGCGGATGCCGGCATGATCTGTTTCGCCGACGAAGACTTCGATGCGCTGGCGCGCCGGAAAAGCTGGCTCGGGATCAACAAGGATACGTACGCGCGAGCCGCCGATGCGTCGGCCTACAAGTGGCAGTACGAGGTTGAATCCGTCGGCTACAAGTATCACGGCAATTCAATCATGGCCGCGATCGGGCTGGCGCAGTTGCCTCATCTTGATGCGCACAACGCGCGTCGCCGGGAGATTGCCGCTCTTTACGACAAGGGTTTCGCAGGGCGCGCGGAAATCGCAACCGTGCCGACGGCGGCCGGATGTTTCTCGTCGCGGCACCTGTATCAAATCCTGATCGATGATCGCGAAAAACTCATCGCGGACTTGAACGCGCGCGGCATCAACACGGGCGTTCATTACCGCAATAACCTCGATTATCCGATGTTTGCTGATCAGCACGCGGCTTGTCCCAAGGCGGCAAGGCAGTCGCAGCATGTGTTGTCTCTGCCTTTGCATCCGCAGCTTTCAGATGGCGACGTGTCCCGGGTCGTCGAAGCCGTGTGCACGTGCGTTGAGACCAGGCTCGAGCGGGCGCTCTGA
- a CDS encoding 2-oxo acid dehydrogenase subunit E2: protein MPLIDVKVPNIGDFDNVPVVEIQVKAGDEVKVDDPLITLESDKAAMDVPSPQQGKVAEILVGIGDKVSEGSAIIRLDVSSAGTEKSKDKPASKDGESHRDASAASEKGLPQANDETPSGAAKPDTKDDDLPAPKDFGSVHASPSVRRTARELGVDLTKISGTGEKGRITKEDVKKYIARSEGGGSLGIPEIPAQDFAKYGPVETKTMSRLKRLTGPHLHRAWLNVPHVTNADEADITDLEGYRKELDADAKDKGYRVTLVAFLLKAAVSALKEFPDVNASLSPSKDALILKRYYNIGVAVDTPDGLVVPVIRDADRKGVLELSQEMATVSARMREGKITPTDISGGTFSISSLGGIGGTTFTPIVNAPEVAILGAVRAKMQPVWDGAEFQPRLMLPLCLSYDHRAVDGALAARFLRKICGALADVRQLVL from the coding sequence ATGCCGCTCATAGACGTCAAGGTCCCCAACATCGGCGATTTCGACAATGTGCCGGTTGTCGAAATTCAGGTGAAGGCGGGCGACGAAGTGAAAGTCGACGATCCGCTGATCACGCTCGAAAGCGACAAGGCGGCGATGGATGTGCCGTCGCCGCAGCAGGGAAAAGTCGCGGAAATTCTTGTTGGTATCGGTGACAAGGTCAGCGAGGGCAGCGCGATCATTCGTTTGGACGTTTCTTCTGCCGGCACCGAGAAATCGAAAGACAAGCCTGCAAGCAAGGATGGGGAATCTCATCGTGACGCGTCAGCGGCAAGTGAAAAAGGGCTTCCTCAAGCTAATGATGAGACGCCGTCCGGAGCTGCGAAGCCGGACACGAAAGACGATGACTTGCCTGCGCCCAAGGACTTTGGCTCCGTGCATGCGAGCCCATCGGTGCGGCGGACCGCGCGGGAGCTTGGCGTCGATCTCACGAAAATTTCCGGCACCGGCGAGAAGGGTCGCATCACCAAGGAGGACGTAAAGAAATACATCGCGCGCAGCGAGGGTGGCGGTAGCCTAGGCATCCCCGAAATTCCGGCGCAGGACTTCGCAAAATACGGACCTGTCGAAACCAAGACGATGTCGCGATTGAAGCGGCTGACGGGACCTCATTTGCATCGCGCTTGGCTCAACGTGCCGCATGTCACGAACGCCGACGAGGCCGACATCACGGATCTTGAAGGCTATCGCAAGGAACTCGATGCCGACGCGAAAGACAAAGGCTATCGCGTGACGCTGGTCGCGTTTCTGCTGAAGGCAGCCGTATCCGCCTTGAAGGAATTCCCCGACGTCAACGCATCGCTGTCGCCGTCGAAAGACGCGCTGATCCTCAAGCGCTATTACAATATCGGCGTCGCGGTCGACACGCCGGACGGCCTCGTGGTTCCGGTTATTCGCGATGCGGACCGTAAAGGCGTTCTCGAACTCAGCCAAGAAATGGCGACCGTTTCGGCGCGCATGCGCGAGGGTAAAATCACGCCGACGGATATCAGCGGCGGCACGTTCTCGATTTCGAGCCTCGGCGGGATCGGCGGCACGACGTTCACGCCGATCGTCAATGCACCCGAAGTCGCGATCCTCGGCGCCGTTCGCGCGAAGATGCAGCCCGTTTGGGACGGAGCCGAATTTCAGCCGCGGCTGATGCTGCCGCTGTGCCTGTCGTACGATCATCGCGCCGTCGATGGTGCGTTGGCCGCGCGCTTTCTGCGCAAGATTTGCGGGGCGCTCGCCGATGTGCGTCAGCTGGTTCTGTGA
- a CDS encoding c-type cytochrome has product MNKLTAREFLIGILVIVCIAVSRPHSASAQSIDELATVCAGCHGENGVPIDKTIPNIWGQKRYYLLNQMRLFKIGHRKNEQMAPIVEPLSQTDMEALATHFSNLPWPDLQQPAAADDVKVKARAALNPLNCRGCHQEHYQGDMVRPRLAGQQDEYLLKTMTDFHTGERNTYPGMVALMKSIDEGEIKSLATYLAGLKLPEHPK; this is encoded by the coding sequence ATGAATAAGCTCACCGCGCGCGAGTTTCTTATCGGCATTCTGGTCATTGTCTGCATTGCAGTTTCGCGACCGCATTCAGCATCCGCTCAATCGATAGATGAACTCGCCACCGTTTGCGCCGGCTGTCACGGCGAGAACGGCGTTCCAATCGACAAAACCATTCCGAATATCTGGGGGCAGAAACGCTATTACCTGCTGAATCAGATGCGCCTATTTAAAATCGGGCATCGCAAGAACGAGCAGATGGCTCCGATCGTCGAACCTCTCAGCCAGACCGACATGGAGGCGCTTGCGACGCACTTTTCAAACTTGCCCTGGCCGGATTTGCAGCAGCCGGCCGCAGCGGATGACGTCAAGGTGAAGGCGCGTGCAGCGCTCAATCCGTTGAATTGCAGAGGATGTCACCAGGAGCATTATCAGGGCGATATGGTCAGGCCGCGCCTCGCCGGGCAGCAGGACGAATATCTGCTCAAGACGATGACGGACTTTCATACAGGTGAGCGCAATACTTACCCGGGCATGGTTGCGTTGATGAAGTCCATCGACGAGGGCGAGATCAAATCTCTCGCAACATACCTTGCAGGATTGAAGCTGCCGGAGCATCCCAAGTAA